A window of Juglans regia cultivar Chandler chromosome 7, Walnut 2.0, whole genome shotgun sequence contains these coding sequences:
- the LOC109011342 gene encoding acyl-CoA-binding domain-containing protein 4 — protein MGTEEVKKALDISDWKSGVAHDQWIALPVSGQRPPARYKHAAAAVDEKLYVVGGSRNGRYLSDVQVFDLKSLAWSNLKLKQPNADEFEDRGSLGILPATSGHNLIKWGNRLLLIGGHSKKASDKITVLFIDLETHLCGVLETSGKVPGAFGGNSATLVGSRVIVFGGEDKSRRLLNDVHVLDLETMTWDLLEATQTPPAPRFDHTAAVHAERYLLVFGGCSHSIFFNDLHVLDLQTMEWSQPQIQGDLVTARAGHAGINIDENWYIVGGGDNKSGCPETLVLNMSKLVWSALTTVKPRDPLASEGLSVCSALIDGEKYLVAFGGYNGKYSNEVFVMKPKPRDSSRPKIFQSPAAAAAAASVTAAYALTKAEKLNFTKTEDSNSKEAENSFSEQDVTNEIKAIRQEKDVLELSLAEVRAENTRLRGQIGEKNGTHSELSKELVSVQGQLIAERSRCFKLEAQITELQKVLESVQSIENEVQVLRRQKSAFEQDMELASAVQRQGSGGVWRWIAGGTGNA, from the exons ATGGGAACAGAGGAGGTTAAGAAAGCTTTGGATATTAGCGACTGGAAATCGGGAGTGGCTCATGACCAGTGGATAGCACTCCCCGTCTCTGGTCAACGGCCACCAGCTCGCTACAAG CATGCTGCCGCAGCGGTTGATGAGAAATTATATGTTGTTGGTGGAAGTCGTAATGGTCGGTACCTGTCTGATGTTCAG GTCTTTGATCTCAAAAGTTTGGCATGGTCTAATCTAAAACTGAAACAACCAAATGCTGATGAATTTGAGGACAGAGGCTCACTGGGAATTCTTCCAGCCACCTCAGGTCACAATTTG ATTAAGTGGGGAAATAGACTTCTTCTCATTGGTGGGCATTCAAAGAAAGCATCTGACAAAATAACAG TGTTATTCATCGATCTCGAAACACATCTCTGTGGTGTCCTTGAGACCTCAGGAAAAGTGCCG GGAGCCTTTGGGGGGAATTCTGCAACTCTTGTTGGTTCCAGAGTGATAGTTTTTGGTGGAGAGGACAAGAGCAGGAGATTGTTGAATGATGTCCATGTTCTTGATCTGGAAACAATGACTTGGGATTTGTTGGAGGCAAC GCAGACACCTCCAGCTCCCAGATTCGATCACACAGCTGCAGTGCATGCAGAACGTTACCTTTTAGTTTTTGGCGGTTGTTCTCATTCTATTTTCTTCAATGACCTACACGTACTGGATTTGCAGACT ATGGAATGGTCCCAACCACAAATCCAGGGTGATTTAGTGACTGCCAGAGCTGGGCATGCTGGAATAAACATTGATGAAAACTGGTATATAGTTGGTGGTGGAGATAATAAAAGtg GTTGCCCCGAGACTTTAGTGTTAAATATGTCTAAGCTAGTTTGGTCTGCATTGACAACTGTGAAGCCCAGGGATCCGCTTGCTAGTGAG GGACTGAGTGTTTGCTCGGCACTAATTGACGGCGAGAAATATTTGGTTGCCTTTGGTGGCTACAATGGGAAATACAGCAATGAG GTTTTTGTTATGAAACCAAAACCCAGGGACTCATCACGTCCCAAGATTTTCCAGTCACCAGCAGCGGCTGCAGCAGCGGCTTCTGTTACTGCTGCATATGCCTTAACCAAAGCTGAAAAgttaaatttcacaaaaacagAAGATTCAAACTCTAAGGAGGCTGAAAACAGTTTTTCTGAACAAGATGTTACAAATGAGATTAAGGCCATCAGACAAGAGAAAGATGTGTTGGAGCTGTCACTTGCAGAAGTCAGAGCTGAAAATACTAGGCTTAGGGGACAGATTGGAGAGAAAAATGGCACTCATTCTGAGTTGTCGaag GAACTCGTTTCAGTCCAAGGTCAACTAATAGCCGAGAGATCAAGATGTTTTAAGCTGGAG GCGCAAATCACAGAATTGCAAAAGGTACTAGAATCAGTGCAGTCCATAGAGAATGAGGTACAAGTACTTCGGAGACAGAAGTCTGCATTTGAGCAGGATATGGAACTAGCTTCAGCTGTTCAGAGGCAAGGTTCTGGTGGTGTTTGGCGATGGATAGCTGGGGGCACTGGCAATGCATAA
- the LOC109011340 gene encoding malate dehydrogenase [NADP], chloroplastic-like translates to MAVAGLSPSYTKTNLQSSQISFLSNRLYNNRRCAFRQFPPARRTAISCSVAPNQVKSPVAVQDEDPKNKSECYGVFCLTYDLKAEEETKSWKKLINIAVSGAAGMISNHLLFKLASGEVFGPDQPIALKLLGSERSFQALEGVAMELEDSLFPLLREVSIGIDPYDVFQDVEWALLIGAKPRGPGMERADLLDINGQIFAEQGKALNAVASRNVKVIVVGNPCNTNALICMKNAPNIPAKNFHALTRLDENRAKCQLALKAGVFYDKVSNVTIWGNHSTTQVPDFLNARINGLRVKEVIKDHKWLEEEFTEKVQKRGGVLIQKWGRSSAASTSVSIVDAIRSLVTPTPKGDWFSSGVYTNGNPYGIAEDIVFSMPCRSKGDGDYEFVKDVIFDDYLLKRINKTEAELLAEKRCVAHLTGEGIAFCDLPEDTMLPGEM, encoded by the exons ATGGCGGTTGCAGGGTTATCGCCATCATACACCAAAACCAACCTGCAATCCTCTCAAATATCATTCTTATCGAACCGTCTCTACAATAACCGCCGCTGCGCTTTTCGACAGTTCCCTCCAGCTAGACGCACCGCAATCTCGTGCTCTGTTGCACCAAA TCAAGTTAAATCTCCGGTCGCAGTGCAAGATGAGGACCCCAAGAACAAGTCTGAATGCTACGGCGTGTTCTGCCTCACATATGATCTCAAGGCT GAGGAAGAGACAAAATCGtggaagaaattaattaatattgcgGTCTCGGGTGCTGCTGGGATGATATCTAATCATCTGCTTTTCAAA cTTGCATCTGGTGAGGTTTTTGGTCCTGATCAACCTATTGCTTTGAAATTATTGGGTTCTGAAAGGTCCTTCCAAGCCCTTGAAG GTGTTGCTATGGAATTGGAGGATTCTTTGTTTCCTTTGCTGAGGGAGGTTAGTATAGGCATTGATCCATATGATGTGTTTCAAGATGTAGAATGGGCCCTTTTAATAGGAGCAAAGCCTCGAGGGCCTGGGATGGAACGGGCTGATTTACTAGACATAAATGGGCAGATTTTTGCGGAGCAG GGAAAGGCTCTCAATGCCGTTGCATCCCGTAATGTCAAAGTAATAGTTGTAGGCAACCCCTGCAACACTAA TGCATTAATTTGTATGAAGAATGCTCCAAACATACCGGCAAAAAATTTTCATGCTTTGACCCGGTTAGACGAGAATAGAGCAAAATGTCAG CTGGCCCTCAAGGCAGGTGTCTTCTATGATAAAGTGTCAAACGTGACCATCTGGGGAAACCACTCAACCACACAG GTCCCAGACTTTTTAAATGCTAGAATCAATGGCTTGCGTGTCAAAGAAGTTATCAAGGATCACAAGTGGTTAGAAGAGGAATTTACAGAAAAGGTCCAAAAG AGAGGTGGTGTGCTGATCCAAAAATGGGGAAGATCTTCTGCTGCATCTACTTCTGTGTCTATTGTCGATGCAATCCGGTCTTTAGTCACTCCCACCCCCAAGGGTGATTGGTTTTCATCTGGA GTTTATACCAACGGAAATCCTTATGGAATAGCAGAGGATATTGTTTTCAGCATGCCATGCAGATCAAAA GGAGATGGTGATTATGAATTTGTCAAGGATGTAATATTTGATGACTACCTTCTGAAGCGAATAAACAAG ACTGAAGCTGAACTGCTAGCTGAGAAGAGATGCGTGGCCCACCTTACAGGGGAG GGCATTGCTTTCTGCGATCTACCCGAGGACACGATGCTTCCTGGGGAGATGTAA
- the LOC109011341 gene encoding 4-coumarate--CoA ligase-like 5, which translates to MSVEEAPWKTTTEEESANPQRGFDEKSGFDPETGIYHSLVKLGEQKQIPSRPDLDTATFVLSQFPDSHKSESQIALIDAATNQHVTYAQLHRSIRSLASGLYHALGVRKGDVVFVLSPNSLLYPTICLAVFSVGAVLTTANPLNTQAEIAKQVRDSGAKLAISAPAELHKLVPTGVPTVLTSGKSSNDGLLSIEELIECCDDPLELPQISRAQSDTAAILYSSGTTGTSKGVILTHANFISLVTLLQWSVEVTSSEKDVFLCFIPMFHIYGLAFFALGLFCSGVTTVLMQKFELQIMLDAIQAHKISNIPAVPPVILGLVKYARKEGSDLSCLRRVGSGAAPLSKEVADRFRERFPWVELRQGYGLTESTGAATFFASGREAKARPDSSGVLLPSFCAKVVDTETGKGLPPYRKGELWLKSPTIMKGYLGNVEATTATIDSDGWLKTGDLCYFDEDGYVYIVDRIKELIKHNGYQVAPAELEAILLSHPTILDAAVIPLEDEEAGQIPKAYVVKAAGSELTEDQVIQFVADQVAPYKKVRRVAFTSAIPRSAAGKILRKELVSQRKQQLISKL; encoded by the exons ATGTCAGTCGAAGAGGCGCCGTGGAAAACCACCACCGAAGAAGAATCCGCCAACCCTCAACGGGGATTCGATGAGAAAAGCGGTTTCGACCCAGAAACCGGAATCTACCATTCACTTGTCAAACTTGGTGAACAGAAACAGATCCCCAGTAGGCCAGACCTTGACACTGCCACATTTGTGCTATCACAATTCCCAGATTCTCACAAATCCGAATCACAGATTGCACTCATCGACGCAGCCACTAATCAGCATGTCACCTATGCACAGCTCCATAGGTCAATTCGTTCACTCGCATCAGGCTTGTACCATGCTCTTGGGGTCCGAAAAGGCGACGTGGTGTTTGTCTTGTCTCCGAACTCGCTTCTCTACCCAACCATATGCCTCGCCGTGTTCTCGGTTGGTGCAGTGCTGACCACAGCCAACCCACTTAATACCCAGGCAGAAATCGCCAAGCAAGTTCGTGACTCGGGTGCTAAGTTGGCCATTTCAGCGCCCGCAGAGCTCCACAAATTAGTCCCAACTGGGGTGCCCACAGTTCTAACATCGGGAAAATCCAGCAACGATGGTTTGTTGTCCATCGAAGAGTTGATTGAATGCTGTGATGATCCGCTAGAGTTGCCACAAATCTCGCGGGCTCAGTCCGACACAGCAGCTATATTGTATTCTTCGGGAACTACTGGGACAAGCAAAGGTGTGATTCTAACACATGCAAATTTCATTTCCCTCGTGACGTTGCTCCAATGGTCAGTGGAAGTAACCTCATCCGAAAAAGACGTGTTTTTGTGTTTCATTCCCATGTTTCACATCTACGGGCTTGCGTTCTTCGCGCTAGGATTGTTTTGTTCGGGAGTCACCACGGTGTTGATGCAAAAGTTCGAGCTCCAAATCATGCTTGATGctattcaagcacacaagattAGTAACATACCTGCGGTGCCCCCCGTGATACTCGGGCTAGTAAAGTATGCAAGAAAAGAAGGGAGTGACTTGTCGTGTTTGAGAAGGGTGGGCTCAGGGGCTGCACCGCTGAGCAAAGAAGTGGCCGACAGATTCAGAGAGAGGTTTCCATGGGTGGAGCTAAGGCAGGGATATGGACTAACAGAAAGCACTGGAGCTGCAACTTTTTTTGCGTCGGGCAGAGAGGCAAAGGCTCGTCCGGACTCCTCAGGAGTGTTGCTTCCAAGCTTTTGTGCTAAGGTGGTAGATACTGAAACAGGAAAGGGATTGCCACCTTACAGGAAAGGAGAGCTGTGGCTGAAGAGCCCTACTATTATGAAAGGATATTTGGGAAATGTGGAAGCTACCACAGCAACAATTGATTCGGATGGGTGGTTGAAAACCGGTGATCTTTGTTATTTTGATGAGGACGGGTACGTTTACATCGTGGATCGTATAAAGGAGCTCATCAAGCATAATGGGTATCAG GTGGCTCCTGCAGAACTAGAAGCAATACTTTTGAGTCATCCCACTATTCTTGATGCAGCCGTTATTCC GCTTGAGGACGAAGAAGCAGGACAGATACCAAAGGCATACGTGGTAAAAGCAGCTGGTTCTGAGCTCACTGAAGACCAAGTAATTCAATTCGTGGCAGATCAG GTGGCCCCGTACAAGAAAGTAAGAAGAGTTGCTTTCACTAGTGCCATTCCAAGGTCAGCTGCAGGCAAAATATTGCGGAAGGAACTCGTTTCACAAAGGAAACAGCAACTTATCTCCAAGTTATAA